One genomic window of Salvelinus namaycush isolate Seneca chromosome 22, SaNama_1.0, whole genome shotgun sequence includes the following:
- the LOC120017565 gene encoding nuclear factor 7, brain-like, whose translation MLQQGPTAALEDELSCPICFEFFQDPVSLKCQHSFCRGCLETPAWIQQKQRECPVCRRRHSMVDFHPSMSNMKLRNIVEAYLQREEKEWNEGRAVCLVLCSTHNKKLRFFCKECEELVCAVCVETELHAKHKHLSVKEEAQWRKRELTALLYNLPEKLELDVKQARASRECAAQYIKTQAQTTAGQIKSEFANLHQFLRAEEEARLAALKQEESKKTGLLTERINRLTSDMTSLSERISDIQYRMKTDDVSFLQIYKDLKDSTLQDPEPLSGTLIDVAQHLGNLRFKVWEKMQKMVQYTPVTLDVNSAHADLLISGVLLEVSDRRVSQPVPDNAERFDSSVSVLGSVSFCSGIHSWEVEVGPKKAWTLGVAKEGVARKGNVMVSPEGGIWAMGLWNGEQYSAGTAPLGTPLVLKRKPKRIMVKLDYEKGELSFYDSSDMSLIYMFEHRFTERLFPYFSPCLNSDGTNPGVLRICPEKVSVTVEPIH comes from the exons ATGCTCCAGCAGGGACCTACAGCAGCTCTGGAGGACGAGCTCAGCTGTCCCATCTGCTTTGAATTTTTCCAGGACCCCGTGAGTCTGAAATGCCAACACAGCTTCTGCCGCGGCTGCCTGGAAACACCAGCATGGATACAACAAAAGCAGCGCGAATGCCCCGTCTGCAGGCGAAGGCATTCCATGGTCGATTTCCATCCCTCCATGTCCAACATGAAACTGAGGAACATAGTGGAGGCCTacctgcagagagaggagaaggagtggAATGAGGGGAGAGCAGTGTGTCTTGTGCTGTGTTCCACACATAACAAGAAGCTCAGGTTTTTCTGTAAGGAGTGTGAGGAACTtgtttgtgctgtgtgtgtggagaCCGAGCTGCATGCCAAGCATAAGCACCTGTCAGTGAAGGAGGAAGCGCAATGGCGTAAG AGGGAACTCACGGCATTGCTCTACAACCTTCCTGAGAAACTGGAACTGGACGTAAAGCAAGCGAGAGCATCAAGAGAGTGTGCGGCACAATACATCAAG ACCCAGGCCCAGACCACAGCAGGACAGATCAAGAGTGAGTTTGCGAATCTCCACCAGTTCCTGAGAGCGGAGGAGGAGGCCAGACTGGCAGCTCTGAAACAGGAGGAGAGCAAGAAGACAGGGTTACTGACTGAGAGGATCAACCGCCTCACCAGCGACATGACTTCCCTCTCTGAGAGAAtctcagacatacagtacaggaTGAAAACCGATGATGTCTCATTCTTGCAG ATATACAAGGACTTGAAAGACAG tacactgcaggatccagagccTTTATCAGGGACACTGATAGACGTGGCCCAACACCTGggcaacctgaggttcaaggtcTGGGAGAAAATGCAGAAAATGGTGCAATACA CCCCTGTGACCCTGGATGTGAATTCAGCCCACGCTGATCTACTGATCTCTGGGGTTCTCCTGGAGGTGAGTGACAGACGGGTGTCCCAGCCTGTGCCTGATAATGCTGAGCGATTCGACAGCTCAGTGAGCGTGCTAGGCTCTGTGAGTTTTTGCTCAGGCATTCACAGctgggaggtggaggtggggccTAAGAAGGCCTGGACTCTGGGCGTGGCCAAAGAGGGTGTAGCCCGGAAAGGCAATGTGATGGTCAGCCCAGAGGGCGGGATCTGGGCGATGGGGCTGTGGAACGGGGAGCAGTATAGCGCTGGAACTGCCCCCCTGGGTACCCCGTTGGTTCTGAAGAGGAAGCCCAAGAGGATCATGGTCAAGCTGGACTATGAGAAAGGAGAACTCTCCTTCTATGACTCCAGTGACATGTCACTCATCTATATGTTCGAACACAGGTTCACAGAGAGACTGTTCCCCtacttctctccctgtctcaactCTGATGGCACTAACCCTGGAGTGCTGAGGATCTGCCCTGAGAAGGTGTCTGTGACTGTGGAACCTATTCACTGA
- the LOC120017564 gene encoding tripartite motif-containing protein 35-like, with translation MAATWTLEDDMSCPVCCDVFTDPVVLGCSHSFCKSCLDSYWNTQVIKKCPVCRHHSLTDAPPSNLALRNIVETFARERSHNTTKQEETREGEKESQGRRESGGRSGLVRDGDERCGLHGKRLLLFCVEDKEALCAVCQTSRRHRSHQLCPVDEAAQDLKEEVKASIVPLRRKLETFQKLKEDCMKTAEHIKSQAKQTERKIRDEFVELHQFLRLEEVVRLSALSEEVEMKTVIMAEKIEHLAKKMTSLTSNIREIEQDIEANDLPFLQAYKNNKARANCTLQDPEPVSGALIDVAQHLGNLRFKIWEKMEEKVQYTPVTLDPNTAAPWLSLSDDLTSVCVSGEKHHVPNNPERCDTCVCVLGADPFSSGSHFWEVEVAGKTRWDLGVLRESVRRKGVLSVNPVHGFWALSLRDGGQYSACTMPWTRLTLKRRPRRVRVCLDYDAGEVTFYDPTDMSLIYTFRDKFKEPLLPYLCPCVSDSGRNAEPLKICPAKVSLVYDVGDKVL, from the exons ATGGCTGCCACCTGGACCCTGGAGGACGACATGTCCTGCCCTGTGTGCTGTGATGTTTTCACTGACCCTGTGGTGCTGGGCTGCAGCCACAGCTTCTGCAAGAGCTGCCTGGACAGCTACTGGAACACTCAGGTCATCAAAAAGTGCCCCGTCTGCCGCCACCATTCCCTAACCGAcgctccacccagtaacctggcTCTGAGGAACATCGTGGAGACCTTTGCGAGGGAGAGGAGCCACAATACCACCAAGCAGGAGGagacgagagagggggagaaggagagccaGGGAAGGAGGGAGTCAGGAGGGAGGAGTGGGTTGGTACGGGATGGGGATGAAAGGTGCGGTCTCCATGGGAAGAggttgttgttgttctgtgtgGAGGACAAGGAGGCTCTGTGTGCGGTGTGTCAGACCTCCAGGAGACACAGGAGCCATCAGCTCTGCCCTGTGGACGAGGCTGCTCAGGACCTCAAG GAGGAAGTGAAAGCATCTATCGTCCCTCTGAGGAGGAAGTTGGAGACATTCCAAAAGTTGAAGGAGGATTGCATGAAAACAGCAGAACACATCAAG AGCCAGGCCAAGCAAACAGAAAGGAAGATAAGAGATGAGTTTGTGGAGCTGCATCAATTCCTGCGTCTGGAGGAAGTTGTCCGGCTGTCTGCCCTCTCTGAGGAGGTGGAGATGAAGACAGTTATAATGGCAGAGAAGATTGAACACCTGGCCAAAAAGATGACCTCCCTGACCAGCAACATCAGAGAGATAGAACAGGATATAGAGGCAAACGACCTTCCATTTCTCCAG GCTTACAAGAACAACAAAGCAAG GGCCAACTGTACATTGCAGGATCCAGAGCCTGTATCAGGGGCATTGATCGATGTGGCCCAACACCTGGGCAATCTGAGGTTCAAGATCtgggagaagatggaggagaAGGTGCAATACA CCCCAGTGACTCTGGACCCCAACACTGCGGccccctggctctctctctcagacgacCTGACCAGTGTGTGCGTCAGTGGAGAGAAGCATCACGTCCCCAACAACCCAGAGCGCTGTGACACGTGTGTTTGCGTGCTGGGGGCCGACCCCTTCAGTTCCGGCAGTCACTTTTGGGAGGTGGAGGTGGCGGGTAAGACCAGATGGGACCTGGGGGTCCTGAGAGAGAGTGTGCGTAGGAAAGGGGTCCTGAGTGTGAACCCTGTCCACGGGTTCTGGGCCCTGTCCCTGAGGGACGGCGGCCAGTACAGCGCCTGCACCATGCCCTGGACCCGTCTCACTCTGAAGAGGAGGCCCAGGAGGGTCAGAGTGTGTCTGGACTATGACGCGGGAGAGGTGACTTTCTATGACCCCACTGACATGTCACTCATCTATACATTCAGGGACAAGTTTAAAGAGCCATTGTTGCCCTACCTCTGTCCCTGTGTGAGTGACAGCGGCCGCAATGCTGAGCCACTAAAGATATGCCCTGCCAAAGTGTCATTGGTTTATGATGTTGGTGATAAAGTTTTGTAG